The following nucleotide sequence is from Pithys albifrons albifrons isolate INPA30051 chromosome 2, PitAlb_v1, whole genome shotgun sequence.
ATGGACTGGGAATAGGTGTAGCTGTAAGTTCCTAACAAGTTTTCTCTTCCACTCCTTCCTCCTGATGCtcttctgctccagtgtgggtctgtcccatgggctgcagcctTTCAGGATAAGCGGGGTCCATGGTGATGTCTCCATGCACTGCAATCCTTCAGGATACACCCACCACAACTACTGAGCTGTGGGGTCATCCAGGGATTGCAGGTAGGTCTTAACTCCACCAGGGACCTCTGTGGGATGCAAGGActcagctgcctcaccatggtccTCTCTAGGGGGTCCAGGGGAATGTCTCTGCTACCTGGAGCAACcattccccttccttccctggcCCTGTTGCTGCAGTTCAAAGAATTCGGATGCAGTTTTCTTAAATTAAATGGGGAAGAGTGAACATCTCTGTCACCTACACTGCCAGGAGAGTTGCATTTGAGATTAACTGACTTGTTTTCTATAAACATTTTGCAAGGCTCCAGCTTTTCTTACAGTTCCGAGGTCATGCAACCTTGCATTTCACACAAGTCAAAGGCATTAGCAGTGTGTTTTCAGACTGGGCTTTCTGAAAGTCAGAATAAGGGAATGAACgcctggaaaagcaaacaggCATGCATAAATAAGAGGCATCAtgggcttttcctcctctgttgAATAAATCATTGTCACAGACAAAGATCTAAAGTTGATGTTGTACATTACTAAGAAGGAGAGAATAGGTTTCATGGCTTTGATGTGGGCATCTGTGCTCAGGGCCTTCATGGAGTTTGTCTGCATGTTGCGTTTGTGTctccagagagaaaagagaaggagaagggcagAAAAGATGACTGCCAGGAATGTAGTGGCAAACACAAACCCAATGATAAAATAAACAGGCAGAAAATGTTCATCTCTCCTTAATTTCACTCTCCACAAATTTGTTCAGCCATCAAATGGTCACTGTGTGGTTTATCAGTAATATCATAGGCAGGGACTCCTGCAACCAGGGAGAAAAGCAATGACCCCAACAAGAGCCAGGGCATAATCCTGTCAATTTTTACATTCAGGTAGGTGAAGAAGCTGTTCCTTAAATCGGCAATTTTTATACAATAAAACCCACAAAGACATGCAAAAACCAAAAAGTCAGAACAATGACAATAACTTTTGAATAACTGAAAGAACTAACTGGATTATGGGATGAACATGAAGATAATTGAGATAAGTTATTGAAAGAAAGGAATATACCCATCTAATGCACAAATATTAAACCTGGAGCATCCTAATAAGAGCAAGATCTCATTAGAGttcaaggttttatttttttgactgAAGCCATGCAACGCCCAGTAACAATGAAAGTGTTTATCCACATGCCACCAAATGCCTGGAGGTCACCATACCCTCATTagggtctccatccccacactggggtcactatccccttctcaggggtttcacaatagtggataacctgggaaataatgtccatggttaaatccacccctcggcctcatccacctacaggtggcctgaggcatcctgggcccattgagccaggaacagctctcccttATGCCAGTCCAAGTGTGATGTTCCTTCATTAGCTcggcctttgggcacatgatcatccacatgatgaatcttTACAGATTCTACTTAAGCAGCAGTTTCagccacacaccaacagcccacatgggcctctctgtGCTTCAAAAAATCATCTTTTATcagtccagccaccctcagaggggcactgactgtcatctacaagtcagtgtagaggtacagtcttggctagttttctgtttcagcaatgtccagtagacttgatcgttctccttctcctctcgACTGGAGGCAGGGGGGCTTaattgctgttcttggctctgttctgggatctctgcttcaacatgtagACAGCTTTAtaccagctttcttacgttttgatttccatacctggacttcaagcacagaagtagatgcactgtcccaccttctcatgcctttcccctggtcacacaggaaggatgacagttcaccatgtgactcacgcttggggtttgctctctgctgaggtgaggcaggagaggaaaacagcttgctttggctgtaaggcttctccttgcagtggccacattcacagcaggtacgagttgagctgtttgaggaggaacccttttcactctgtcttggacagttggcgttttgccagctcaacccaggacagttATGATGGCCACAGCTGTGGCACCATATGAGGTGTCACTGGGTTGCTTTTGAGAGTGACAAGCTTCCATGGTTGGAGCTGtggtgcagtgctgtgctggacaAGGGGGCTGTTGCACCAATGCCAAACGCAGGTCAGCGGCTGCTGTTCCCTGAGTGTCACTTATGGCAAGAGGAGCTTTAtagagctgctggtggggggggagggggggaactTTGGTGCCGCTGCTCTGGAGAGCAGGGCAGATGCAGGGATGCAAATGTGCTGGGTATTCCCTTACGTGATTTCACTGTCTCTGTTCACTATTTGAATTTTGGTTTAGGAGTGCTATGTTGGGTGACACAAAGAGCAAAGATGTTTTTCTGCAGTGGGCAGGTTGTTGTAATTGAGTAAGTGACCCATGTTTGATCCCTGCCAGGTTTTACGAACTGAGTGCTTAGATCCCTTGGCCACCGATGACACTCTTGCACAGCAAGACCACAGTCAGGACAGTCACATTACTCTTTCATCCCAGAGTCTTGGAGCTGCGAAGTTCAGCTGAGATGCTGGAAAACTGATGTTCCTTTTGATTCTTGACAGGCATTAAAATCTCTATTAGATTTCCCTGTTGTAATTTCTTAAGATTAATTCAGGAACCTCATAGTGGTGTGGATGCTAGGGCACTGACAGGGCAGttgaatgttttttcttctgggGTTCAGTTAAAATTTTTGCAGGAAAAGCATTGAAATCATCACAACTCCCTGTGTAAGGACTCATCTGCTGGCAGTATGAAACATTTTAGGGATGAGACCATGCTGGATTCCTCCCTCACCTGAACACCATCAACCTTACAAATGAATTTTGGTCCTGAAACCTGATGGAAAAATAGTGAAGGAAAATTCATGGGTTGATATAAATGCAGAGAAATGACTCACCAATTACTGTCATAGATAAAACAGACTcaatttggaaaaaattaattgaatttattgcCACTTGAAAAGGGAGCAGAGTGAGGAGAAATACAGACTAAACAGGAACATGCTGCCTGCACCTCCAATTCATCCCAGGCTCAGCCTCTCTCTTTCATTCCCAgattctctacctcctcccctATAGCAACACATGGGAACATAAAATGGGGTTTGCAGCCAGACCACAACCAGCTGTCTCCACTCCTTCTTTCTCACAAgctcttctcctgctccagtgtgggtctgtgccatgggctgcagttcttcaggaTACACTCTAGTGTACTGTGGGGGTTTCCATGGGCCAAAGGTAGATCTCAGTTGCTCTATGGACTTTTGTGGACTGCAGGTGtgcagctgcctcaccatggtcttctCCATGGGGCAGCCTTGACGTTGTCCAACTTAGACCCCCACGATCCCACTCACCAGCACCTGGCCCGAGCACCCTGTCCATTTGCATGTGGGTCACTGTGGGATGAAAGCAGGACAAGATTCCACACTGCAGCTTGTACACAAACAAGTAAAAGTAGACCAGGAGAGCAttcacacagagcaggacaatcgTATCCATGCAGTAAATGGTCCAGAGAGGACACCCAGGGCTGGCATAGAAAGTGGGCTCTGCACCCACCTGTGCACCCCATGGCCATTCCTGCATCGCTGTTTGTGTGTCAGTGACCACTTCTGCAGAGTGACAGGGATCAACATGTTCACATATTACTTATCAACTACTGCACACAGTGATACAGATCCTAATTTTACAGAGTTATAAACCACCAACCAAGACATCTCTTCATATCACACTGGAAGACAGACACATCACAGAGATATGTaaaccaaaactgaaacaaactGGTGTTTTAGTTCAGTTCTTACAATCAATGAATGCCAAAGTATTTGTGACAGGTTTGCAGTACTGTTATTGCCCTTTTTCATCCAGCCTATATGTACAAGGTCTAAAAGTCTTTCCTATTTACAACAATTTAGCTCCAAGAAATATCAAAACTAAATGAGAATAATAGTTTATTTAACTATTAATAACATTACTACAAAGAATTTCAATTACATATTCTTAACCTCAGAGATGAACATCTGTATCATCTCCATTGGCTGGAGAGTTGCATTAGAAATTAATTGACTTGTATTCTATAGAGAAATATCAACATTTTGCAAGGCCTTCAGGTCTTGCTACAGTTCCTACTTGATGCAATTCTTGCAGTTCACACAGGGCAGAATCCTTAGCAGTATCTTCTTCAGTTTAGGATTGCTGAAAATCAGAATAAGGGAATGCAGACTTGGAAAAGCATATTGAATTAAGAAAATTGGAAACATCatgtcattttcatttttcattgaaTAAACAAGACCCAAAATCAAAGATATAAAGTTGATGCTGTACATTACTAAGAAGGAGAGAGTAGATTTCATGGCTTTGATGTGGGCATCCATGCTGACGTCCTTCATGGAGTTTGTCTGCATGTTGTGTTTGTGTctccagagagaaaagagaaggagaagggctGAGAGGATGACTGCTGTGAATGAAGTGGCAAAGAGAAAGGCAGTGATaaaataaatttggaaaaaGTTTTCCTCTATTCTTATATTTGCTTTCCAAATAATTCCATGGCAGGTCAAAGTGGCTTTGTTCCTGAGCCCTTTATCAAGGAGTTCATAGTCAAGAATTCCAATCATCAAGGAGAAAAGCTCTGATCCCAACAGGAGCCACGGCACCATCCtgtctattttttctttcaggtagATGAGAAAGCTGTTCCTGAAATTGGCAATTTTTATACAATAAAAGACACAAAGACAGGCAGAAAACCAGAAGTCggaacaaataaaa
It contains:
- the LOC139668240 gene encoding taste receptor type 2 member 2-like; this translates as MEGCHSADISNVTSYDAMTVAIVTFEAFGGMWINALIVSVICVVWIKNKTLNSIEKILLFLGFSRFWYLCLAWVNYFLSVIYPNYIYFHPIFPLVQSTQSFFICSDFWFSACLCVFYCIKIANFRNSFLIYLKEKIDRMVPWLLLGSELFSLMIGILDYELLDKGLRNKATLTCHGIIWKANIRIEENFFQIYFITAFLFATSFTAVILSALLLLFSLWRHKHNMQTNSMKDVSMDAHIKAMKSTLSFLVMYSINFISLILGLVYSMKNENDMMFPIFLIQYAFPSLHSLILIFSNPKLKKILLRILPCVNCKNCIK